Proteins co-encoded in one Spirochaetota bacterium genomic window:
- a CDS encoding GAF domain-containing sensor histidine kinase yields the protein MDRTYYAKKYLIPINDNDIDWDNEFNQDEKNILRGINQRVVKGMHLNEILDFVFDEASKILPLDRLDVAFLDDDNTRLVLYYIKTSYTDIHLLKGYSSDIQGGSIQVVLNTGYPSIINDLTSHLASYPKSESAQLLLKEGIHSSIASPLKVDNRDVGIIMFRSKKINAYTMHHLKLLLAFRDRLAQAVEKTFHIEKLTATINAYMEMLGFITHELKNPLASIITLGRTIASGYFGEISDKNKEMVNRIVKKTEYLHNIALEYLNLARFESGVFNTKFSEVNFFEEIVVTSIDFVETNLNEKKMKIIIQNNAGNIKVLCDPELMKIVMNNLLSNAIKYGYHNGQIILLINADENIIHVSVKNDGPGFPESEKVKLFKKFSRLNTPELMDQSGHGVGLYVTWKIIQLHSGHIWANSEEGKWAEFTFEIPLRMDQCLIQPSRSFNIDVVR from the coding sequence ATGGACAGAACCTATTATGCAAAAAAATACCTGATTCCAATTAACGATAACGATATAGATTGGGATAATGAATTTAACCAGGATGAAAAGAATATTTTACGTGGTATTAATCAGAGAGTTGTAAAAGGCATGCATCTTAATGAAATTCTTGATTTTGTGTTTGATGAAGCATCTAAAATATTACCGCTAGACAGGCTGGATGTTGCTTTTCTTGATGATGATAACACTCGACTGGTACTGTACTATATAAAAACTTCTTACACTGACATACATCTTCTTAAGGGATATTCTTCTGATATTCAGGGGGGATCTATACAGGTAGTATTAAATACAGGTTACCCAAGTATTATCAATGACCTTACATCACATCTAGCAAGTTATCCAAAAAGTGAATCGGCTCAACTTCTTCTAAAGGAAGGGATTCATTCATCAATTGCTTCACCTCTTAAAGTTGATAATCGAGATGTAGGTATTATTATGTTCAGAAGCAAAAAAATTAATGCCTACACTATGCATCACCTCAAATTGCTATTGGCCTTCAGAGATCGCTTAGCTCAGGCAGTTGAAAAAACATTCCATATAGAAAAATTAACTGCTACGATCAATGCATATATGGAAATGTTGGGATTTATTACTCATGAGTTAAAAAATCCATTAGCTTCAATTATAACTTTGGGAAGAACAATAGCCTCAGGGTACTTTGGTGAAATAAGTGATAAAAATAAAGAAATGGTAAACAGGATTGTAAAGAAAACTGAATATTTACACAATATTGCACTTGAATACCTTAATTTAGCACGTTTTGAATCAGGTGTTTTTAATACCAAATTTTCTGAAGTCAATTTTTTTGAAGAGATAGTTGTAACATCAATAGATTTTGTAGAAACCAATCTGAATGAAAAAAAGATGAAAATAATAATACAAAATAATGCTGGTAACATAAAGGTGTTATGTGACCCAGAACTTATGAAAATTGTCATGAATAATTTATTAAGTAATGCCATCAAGTATGGATACCACAATGGACAGATTATATTACTTATAAATGCTGATGAAAATATTATTCATGTAAGTGTAAAGAATGACGGACCTGGATTCCCGGAAAGTGAAAAAGTTAAACTGTTTAAAAAGTTTTCAAGATTAAATACGCCTGAATTAATGGATCAGAGTGGTCATGGGGTTGGGTTATATGTAACATGGAAAATCATTCAATTACATTCAGGACATATATGGGCAAATTCTGAAGAAGGGAAATGGGCTGAATTCACCTTCGAAATACCATTGCGTATGGATCAATGCCTCATACAACCTTCACGCTCTTTTAATATTGATGTTGTTAGATAG